In a genomic window of Kwoniella mangroviensis CBS 8507 chromosome 2, whole genome shotgun sequence:
- a CDS encoding dimethyladenosine transferase produces MPKATTSTFRVNPTSAATRPSKKNGESSSAAAGASGGAAGGARNHLFDTARFGQHILTNPLVAQGIVDKANLKPTDIVLEVGPGTGNLTVRILAACNKVVAVEMDPRMAAEVQKRVLGKPEQKKLEVMIGDFVKADLPYFDVCISNTPYQISSPLVFKLLSHRPIPRCAVLMFQREFALRLVASAGSKLWGRLAANVQLYARVEHIMKVGKGNFRPPPQVESSVVRIMPRDPPPPVKFEEFDGLNRVIFSRMNKTVRANFKAKGVAELIERNYKTWCAENGHMIEDGFDIREKIDTILLDSGYADNRAARMDVDDLLKLLAAFNVEGM; encoded by the exons ATGCCAAAAGCTACGACATCCACATTCCGAGTCAATCCTACTTCAGCGGCCACTCGGCCCAGtaagaagaatggtgaatCGTCTTCTGCAGCGGCTGGTGCTTCCGGTGGTGCAGCGGGAGGAGCGAGGAATCATCTTTTCGATACGGCTAGATTCGGTCAACATATCTTGACGAATCCTCTGGTAGctcaagg GATAGTAGATAAAGCCAATTTAAAACCTACCGATATTGTACTGGAAGTTGGTCCAGGTACGGGTAATCTGACGGTCAGGATATTAGCTGCTTGTAACAAGGTGGTCGCTGTCGAGATGGATCCTAGAATGGCTGCCGAGGTGCAGAAAAGAGTATTAGGGAA ACCCGAGCAGAAGAAATTAGAAGTgatgattggtgatttcGTGAAAGCGGATTTACCTTATTTTGACGTTTGTATATCCAACACTCCTTATCAG ATCTCTTCACCACTAGTATTTAAATTACTATCTCATCGACCTATCCCCCGTTGCGCAGTATTGATGTTCCAACGTGAATTCGCTTTACGTCTAGTCGCCAGTGCGGGATCAAAGTTGTGGGGTAGACTCGCAGCCAACGTGCAACTCTATGCGAGGGTAGAACATATAATGAAAGTTGGTAAAGGCAATTTCCGACCGCCTCCACAGGTCGAATCGTCCGTAGTGAGAATTATGCCAAGggatccacctccaccggTTAAATTCGAAGAATTCGATGGATTGAATAGAGTCATTTTCAGTAGGATGAATAAGACTGTTAGAGCGAATTTCAAGGCGAAAGGTGTGGCAGAGTTGATAGAGAGGAATTATAAAACTTGGTGTGCTGAGAATGGTCAT atgattgaagatggattcgaTATTAGAGAAAAGATAGATACGATTTTATTGGATTCTGGATACGCGGATAATAGAGCTGCCaggatggatgtggatgactTGTTAAA ATTATTGGCTGCTTTCAATGTCGAAGGAATGTGA